A single Leptolyngbya subtilissima AS-A7 DNA region contains:
- a CDS encoding peptidoglycan D,D-transpeptidase FtsI family protein, whose product MASSAYSTRRRRRRKQPQPRPPAVVPFNPAANRVRILLVWGLLVLSLVAIAGRLAWLQLAQGDSLSSLAQQQRLTSPVQRQVRHSIVDRQGNVIAVDRVVYTLYAHPQLFDLSIPEMAATLSPLLESPESDLINQFSQQPTGIRLADGLPEATVDRLRALRLDGLEFNPQQQRFYPQQQLFAPIVGFVNFDGQPQAGLEIAYQDQLALTPAEKASPAETETPLEIYGPPAPGATAEVAAASPADQLDTESNTVDSELDSTASLRLTLDSRLQRTAQQELQAVVDRHNAKRGTVMVMEAQTGEMLALASVPTYDPNQYFKTDPEALKTWAVSDLYEPGSTFKPINIAIALEAGLISADEFVNDSGQMQFGEWKIRNHDYATAGGRGPISITDVLKYSSNVGMVRIMQKMPAADYFSWLERLSLDQPTGIDLPAEATAQMKDREQFVRSRVESATTAFGQGFSLSPIKMVQLLGTLANGGKLVTPHVVSGMVTESDKEVWTPDRPQPKTVFSPQTTQQVLTMMEAVVSEGTGDAAKLSGYRIGGKTGTAQKATVSGGYGRGRVTSFVGILPIESPQYVVLAVIDEPQGDDAYGSTVAAPLVKKVIEALVVLEGVPPNAAATP is encoded by the coding sequence ATGGCTAGCTCTGCCTACTCTACCCGTCGTCGCCGTCGCCGCAAACAGCCTCAGCCTCGCCCACCGGCGGTGGTTCCCTTCAACCCAGCAGCCAACCGGGTCAGAATATTATTGGTGTGGGGATTGCTGGTGCTGTCGCTGGTTGCGATCGCGGGGCGATTAGCCTGGCTACAGCTAGCCCAGGGCGACAGCCTATCTAGTTTGGCCCAGCAGCAGCGCCTCACATCGCCAGTGCAGCGGCAGGTGCGACACTCCATTGTCGATCGGCAGGGCAATGTGATCGCCGTCGATCGCGTGGTCTATACGCTCTATGCCCATCCTCAGCTCTTTGATCTATCGATTCCAGAGATGGCAGCGACCCTAAGCCCGCTGCTAGAAAGCCCAGAATCTGATCTAATTAATCAGTTTAGCCAGCAGCCTACCGGCATTCGGCTAGCCGACGGATTACCCGAAGCAACTGTCGATCGCCTGCGTGCCCTGCGCCTTGACGGGCTCGAATTCAATCCGCAGCAGCAGCGTTTTTATCCGCAGCAGCAACTGTTTGCCCCCATTGTCGGCTTTGTCAATTTTGACGGACAGCCCCAGGCGGGTTTAGAAATTGCCTATCAGGATCAGCTGGCTCTGACACCGGCCGAAAAGGCATCTCCAGCTGAGACGGAAACTCCGTTAGAAATCTATGGGCCGCCAGCGCCTGGTGCCACCGCAGAGGTTGCCGCTGCTAGCCCTGCAGATCAGCTTGATACTGAAAGTAACACCGTTGACTCGGAGCTAGACAGCACTGCTAGCCTGCGTCTCACCCTCGACAGTCGGCTGCAACGGACTGCCCAGCAGGAGCTACAGGCGGTGGTCGATCGCCATAACGCCAAACGCGGCACGGTCATGGTCATGGAAGCCCAAACAGGTGAAATGCTCGCCCTGGCCAGTGTGCCCACCTACGACCCTAACCAGTATTTCAAAACCGACCCCGAAGCTCTCAAGACCTGGGCTGTGAGCGATCTCTACGAACCCGGCTCTACCTTCAAACCAATCAACATTGCGATCGCCCTAGAAGCTGGACTAATCAGCGCCGACGAATTTGTTAACGACAGCGGTCAAATGCAGTTTGGCGAATGGAAGATTAGAAATCACGACTACGCCACCGCTGGCGGCCGCGGGCCGATTTCCATCACTGATGTGCTGAAGTACTCCAGCAATGTGGGCATGGTGCGAATCATGCAGAAGATGCCCGCCGCTGACTACTTTAGCTGGCTTGAGCGACTCAGCCTCGATCAGCCCACCGGCATAGATTTACCCGCAGAAGCCACTGCTCAGATGAAAGACCGCGAGCAGTTTGTTCGTAGTCGAGTCGAGTCAGCCACCACGGCCTTTGGCCAAGGCTTTTCGCTGTCGCCTATTAAGATGGTGCAATTGCTTGGCACCCTGGCCAACGGCGGCAAACTGGTTACCCCCCACGTAGTCAGCGGTATGGTTACTGAATCTGACAAAGAGGTATGGACTCCAGATCGTCCCCAGCCTAAGACCGTCTTTTCGCCCCAAACCACCCAGCAGGTGCTCACCATGATGGAAGCCGTCGTCAGCGAAGGCACTGGTGATGCTGCCAAGTTATCCGGTTACCGCATCGGGGGCAAAACCGGTACGGCTCAAAAGGCGACCGTTTCGGGGGGCTATGGCCGAGGCCGCGTCACCAGCTTTGTAGGCATTTTGCCCATTGAATCACCCCAATACGTGGTGCTGGCTGTCATCGACGAACCCCAGGGAGACGATGCCTACGGCTCAACGGTCGCTGCTCCTCTGGTTAAGAAGGTGATCGAAGCGCTGGTGGTGCTTGAAGGGGTACCACCCAATGCCGCTGCTACCCCCTAA